Within the Dermacentor silvarum isolate Dsil-2018 chromosome 8, BIME_Dsil_1.4, whole genome shotgun sequence genome, the region GTCCGCCGACTGGGAGAGAATGCGCGGCGAGCACGCGCGACTGTCGCTCGAGAACGACCGCTTCCGCGAGCACGTGGGCCGCCTCGAACAGCCCACGGTGACGTCGTCGCCGTACCGGAGCGCCACAAGCGTACtgccgctgcagcagcagcagcacgcgtCCGACGAGCGCACCCAAGAGAAACTCGACCGCGTGCAGGCCGAGCTGCGCCGGGCGCAAGCTGAACTGAGGATGACGCAGGCGGAGCAGGAGCGGGCGCGAGGCGAGCAGGAGCAGCTGCAGGAGAAACTGGAGCGCTCCCAGGGAGAAGTGTACCGGCTCAAGGCCAAGCTGGAGAACGCGCAGGCCGAGAGGGAGGCCCTCCAGGAGGAGTACGACCGCGTGCAGGGCATCGTGGCCCGAGGCCAGTCCGACAAGGACGCGGCGCTGGCCGAGGCGGAGACGCTGAGGGCCGAGCTGGAGCGCGTCCAGGGGGCTCTCACCAAGGCTCAGGTGTCACAGGAGAAGACGCAGGCGATGCTCGACCGGGCGCAGCTGGAGGCCGACAGGCTCCAGGAGAAGCTGGACAAGGCGCTGACCGAGACGAGGAGGCTGGCTGCCGACCGCGAGCGCTGCCAGGATGAGGTGCAGAGTATGCAAGGGCAGCTGGCCCAGGCGCAGCTGCATGCTCAACGGGCGCACAAGGAGAaggatgcgcttgcagtccgagCTGGAGCAGACGAGGGAGAAGGCCGACAGGGCGTTGGCCTTGCAGCAGAGGCTGCACAAGGAACGTGACGGCGCCCAGGCCGAAGCGGACGCATTGAGAGACCGTCTGGAAATCCTCCAGAGTCAACTAGCCAAGGCACACAAGGAGCGGGAGAACGTCCAAGCAGAGTTTGAGGTGATGCGTGACAGGCACGACAAGATTGCGCTCCAGGCGGAGCGAGGACGAGCCGAGGCCGACGCAGCACAGGCCGAGTTGCGGGCAGCGCGCGACCGCGCCGACAAGCTCCAGCTGCAGCTGCAGAAGGCCCAGGAAGAGAGGGAACTGTGCAGGCTGGAACAGGACAAGCTCCGCGAGAAGCTTGACAGGGCACAGGCGGAAAGCTTCAAAGCCCAGACCCGCTTGGACCAGGGTCAGGCAGAGGCGGACCGCTTGGCCCTGGAGTTAGACAAGTGCCAGGTCCTGCTGGCTAAGACCAAGGAAGACCATAAGCGCTCTCAGGAAGAGTTTGAAGGCTTGCAGGATCTCTACGTAAGAACGAACGCCCAGTTGGCCAAGACCAAAGAGGCCGAAGAGAAGACACGACAGGACCTCGATCGCTGTCAAGTAGAGCTGGAAGTGGCCCGCGATCGTTTGGATAAGGCACAGCTGGAGGCGCGCCGTCTTCAAGCCGAGCGCGATCGGCTGCAAGCCGAGGTCGACCGCATGTCTCTAGATATGGACCGCATCCAAACGCAAGTGGGGAAAACGCAAACGCATCACGAAAAGTCGCAGGAAGAACTGGCAAGAATGCAAGTGGAATTGGAAAAGCTGTACGAAAAACTGGATAGGGCACAGACGGAGTTGCGTAAAACACAGAACGAAAAGGATCGCCTTCAGTCTGAGAAAGAGAGCCAGCAGGCGGAACTGGAACGCTACCAGGCGCAAATGTCCAAGTACCACAGCACCCAGGACAAGTCTCAGGCAGACTTCGAACGGCTGCGTATCGATGTTGAAAAGATGCGGGACAAGTACGAAAAGACGCTCGCGGAGCTCAACAAGACAAGCGAAGAACACGCGAAGCTCAAAGCCGAGCTGGATCGAACACGGTCGGAGAAGGGTGTCACCCAGGAAGAACGCCAGGCGCACGCTAATGAAATTGAACGGCTCTACATCGAAGTTGAAAAAGCCAAGGACAAATATGAAGGCGCCAAGCTCGAGGTCAAGAAACTTCAAGACATGCGCTCCCAGCACCAAGCCGAAAATGAGCGGTTGCGCAGAGCCCTGGAAGCTACGCAGGCCGAGCTCAAAAAGGCCTCTGCGGCATCAGACGATCGGCAACGCCAAGAGATAGAGAAGTTAACAGCCGAATGTCAGAGGCTCCGTGAGCGAGCCGACTGTGCTATCCAGGAGAGGGACTCGCTTCTGACAGAACTGAACAAGGCTCAGGCAAAACTGGATTCCCTGCAGGAGGCCAGTGAAGGAGACCGGCAGAAGAGCACCTCGGAGGTGGAGCGCCTCAGGCACCTTTTGGGTCGCTCCGAAGAAGACCTCCAAAAGACGGTCGGCGAAAACAGCAGGCTACAGATGGAGGTGGAGCGGTTGAAACAGGACGTCGAAGACGCTGAACGGTACATCGCGAACGTGCAGGAGAGTACGCAGAAAGACCGCAGCCAACAGGAAAGCCTTCGAGCGGAGACGAAACGGCTCCACGAAACCCTCGAGATGGTCCAGGAGGAGCTGCGCAAGACTTCCCAGGAACGCAACAGGCTCCAGATCGAGGTCCAGGAGCTAGTTTCAGAACTGGAACGACGCAGCGGCACGGACACCGCTGCGCGTGCGCAGGAGGACGCGAGGATACGGGGTGAGATCGAGAAACAGCAGCTAAGAACTCCAACAGTTGCACAAGGAACTGAAGAAGAGCACACAGCAAATGCAGAAGCTCGAGACCGAGAACAAGGAGCTCAGGGCCAAGCTGGAAAGAGCTTTGGATGCAGCTGCTCATGCGCAAAAGCAGTCGGAAGAGACCCACGCCGAGACTACGAAACTAAGAGAGGCAAACCGAATGctgaagcagcagcaacagcaactcCAGCAGCAGGCCACTGGTGGAATGAAGGAAGGCGAGCGCGAAAAGATGCAGAGGGAATTGGACAGGATGCAAGTCGAAATGGAGTGTCAGAGAGAAGAAGCATCGAAGCTGAGGAAGCAGCTGGAACAGTCACGGGCGGAAATCAAGAATTTCTCAGTGGAGCGAGATCGCTTCCAGGAGCAGCTGGAGAAACTGGTTCAAGAGATCGAACGGAGGGAGGTCAGTGGCGCCCCATGTGTTCGTCAACGAATGACCCCCAGCACGTCCGTTCTGTTACTTCGGATCTGGTCCTAGTGGCACATTACTTCTGTTTTGTTGGTGAATGGTTCAGCGAATCCTTTCCTTGAGTtccgttatctttttttttcagtatgacAAGTTATCTCTGTTTATAAGTAGTGGTTGATTTTGTGATGTTTGGTTTCATACTTCATGGAGTATTTTTCTTTTAGAAATGAGCTTGCTTTTTCTTCTGCCCACGCGATAACTAGGGCGATAATTTTCGTTTTATCTCTCTTATCTTTGGCTTTCCCTGACAATGCGCATGATTGTTGACGTGTGGCTGGCTTTACAGTACCGGCTTTATTATTTTTGCATGTATGTAGCCAACAAGGAAAAGGAGCATGCTGGCTTGAACGACACCATTGTTTGGTTCCAGTAGTTATTCTGAAGAGATGTAACTAGTGCCCGCATTCAATGTCTTCATTCGCGATTGTTGCTCAGGGCAAAGCGTATCAGTgatccaaaagaaagtgacttaTATCGGAAGGTCTGTTTACCGAGGAAGCAACAGCTGTGACACGTTAGACGGCTGCGGAAATTTGTGGAGTCGTACAGCGCGGAGAATGATGGGTGAAGACGCGTTAAACAATCTGGCTTTGTTGTGCGTAGTTAACTGCGCGATAACTCTACGGGATATTCACTAATTTCAGTTGTTGCTCTTCTGAATTCGTGGCATGTCACGGCGTAGCGCAAGCTCGCAGCTATACTGATCATAATCATGACTAAATGGTATCGCATGTACTGAACTTAGCTTAAAGACATTCACCTTGACACGTCCTGGAAGCTGTGCAGGTTTTGCGCGTTGAATGAGCAAGCGCTGAACGTTGAAAGCTGGCATAAACCGCTGTATAGGTGCGTGGAATTCTTTTTCACAACCTTGCTTCTCGAtcttttaacgtgatagcgttaagggcaccgtgtcgccgaaaatccggtgtcggcgttaGCGTCGGCGTCTggcagaaataatcatgccgaaccacatcatcccgaaccaccccgaccgggcaggcccttcgcgtggcgcaaggcgttagtgaaccaaaatttaatttctcaaagtaaaatccgtcagaaaaatcgcaaagtacgacttaaccacaacctacagacatgatagcgccggattgtaatttgaatatacgagacgaaagcctgataagcagccagggatctttgaatgctatcatgTTCCACTCTGAAAGGCAAAGCTTACGCGTcgtccaattctgatggtgcgcggctcggctcaagcaagcaacgctcacgcaacaattttgatatCAGACGgcatatattgcccctggaaaaattttcttcccagcaatgcagttctgtttaaaagtgaagccgttcttaaggggatcggtgtaagcttgatttttgtaagctggctttcccacgttgcgtgttgcagtgaagcctactcataaagtaGGCTTCACGGCGAGTGGGGCccgataacgttatcgcgttccgctcttaaaggcgaagcttaaccgtcctccaaatttttaaatCTACTTCCGTCCTTTCTATATAGCCACAAATAGTGCAGTAAATTTGTAGTCATTGCCGCACCTCAACGTGTTCACGCAGCTTTTGTtatctcttctttcttttcattcctcGACTCCCTTCTTCCTGCCTAGGGTTGCAAACTGGACGCGCTTCTGATTGATCCCCATGACTTTCCCTTGCTATTTCACTGCATGCTATCTTTTGCACAATACGCATCTAGATACAGCAAGCTGCAACTCGTGCAGTTTCCGTGATAGTCTCTCAGTGTGCATATCTCTTTCTTGAAGAAGCTGGTCACTGATTGTTGCGTGCTCAATTCTATAGACGGAGATCCAGAACCTTCGCGCGAAAGGCGCCCAGCCTCAGGCGAACCCCAAAATGGAAGCCGAGCTCGAGGCCCTCAGGAAGAggctcgacgaccgacagaagcAGCTGGACGAGTTCGAAAAGAGGctcaagaagaagaaagagaagctggAGCAGGCCGAGGCTGCCATGCAAAAGGTTCGATCGCGTTCTGTGCATCCGATTTATGCAGTTCCTGGTCTTTCGCCTGCTCTTCCCACTCTCGGCATGTGTCTTCGCGCTTCGTATTTAGCGACACCGTTTTTTCCTCCTCCACCTCCTCTCTACTCCAtcccatcatcgtcatcataatcatctcATATTTAGCGTCCGCGTAAGCGAAAACAGGCATGCACGTATTATCAGAGCTATATTAGGCAGTCTTATAATAGCGTACTAAAGCAAATGTAAAGGCCTTACGTTCAGCATGAAACAGCCTTCTCTTCACTGGGAATGCTCC harbors:
- the LOC119461268 gene encoding LOW QUALITY PROTEIN: trichohyalin-like (The sequence of the model RefSeq protein was modified relative to this genomic sequence to represent the inferred CDS: deleted 2 bases in 2 codons), translated to MSSRDMYGGSQRSPRAAQSSRDVMLGPPKTSYASISQPPSARGSPIARNLSSPSQGRRMRPTGPYGVSRSSNSSPLTMATHDYYGDEPDLRVSHRSRSATRTAPPAMRSSYPGVSVVDQDFMPIRDRSLERGAVDLGRRGGGGGYREDMYRETTIDGDPYRDYGGSSGRGGGGGGSFVAELQSRLNELQSQYGSVKRELDATTQKLGSSMHSIKTFWSPELKKERALRKEEAAKYALINDQLKILRSENQKQASLIRQLEEELRMAHMRNPDAELRQHLDALYAEKEHMAKEIFLLRETIKELELRIETQKQTLASRDESIKKLMEMLQSKGVGGQMLDEQRMEMERLKSRLIESEARARHLETMLDTRDRDIGKLDELRIELNKRDQELLAMGAKMKTLEEQHHDYQRHIAVLKESLCAKEEHYNMLQADVEELRQRLEEKNKLIEKKTQQALTATQERNQLSQELQELRDHMDIKDRKINVLQRKIENLEDLLKEKDNQVDMARARLSAIQAHHSTSEGALSSLEEAIGDKDKQIVQLREQRDRAEQERNEERDLHERQLAEYRMKMHALESEMDKLQSRLEKANAEKERLETRLENSQSELGQARAELDKIQAEVSRSSADWERMRGEHARLSLENDRFREHVGRLEQPTVTSSPYRSATSVLPLQQQQHASDERTQEKLDRVQAELRRAQAELRMTQAEQERARGEQEQLQEKLERSQGEVYRLKAKLENAQAEREALQEEYDRVQGIVARGQSDKDAALAEAETLRAELERVQGALTKAQVSQEKTQAMLDRAQLEADRLQEKLDKALTETRRLAADRERCQDEVQSMQGQLAQAQLHAQRAHKEKDALQSELEQTREKADRALALQQRLHKERDGAQAEADALRDRLEILQSQLAKAHKERENVQAEFEVMRDRHDKIALQAERGRAEADAAQAELRAARDRADKLQLQLQKAQEERELCRLEQDKLREKLDRAQAESFKAQTRLDQGQAEADRLALELDKCQVLLAKTKEDHKRSQEEFEGLQDLYVRTNAQLAKTKEAEEKTRQDLDRCQVELEVARDRLDKAQLEARRLQAERDRLQAEVDRMSLDMDRIQTQVGKTQTHHEKSQEELARMQVELEKLYEKLDRAQTELRKTQNEKDRLQSEKESQQAELERYQAQMSKYHSTQDKSQADFERLRIDVEKMRDKYEKTLAELNKTSEEHAKLKAELDRTRSEKGVTQEERQAHANEIERLYIEVEKAKDKYEGAKLEVKKLQDMRSQHQAENERLRRALEATQAELKKASAASDDRQRQEIEKLTAECQRLRERADCAIQERDSLLTELNKAQAKLDSLQEASEGDRQKSTSEVERLRHLLGRSEEDLQKTVGENSRLQMEVERLKQDVEDAERYIANVQESTQKDRSQQESLRAETKRLHETLEMVQEELRKTSQERNRLQIEVQELVSELERRSGTDTAARAQEDARIRGEIEKQQLELQQLHKELKKSTQQMQKLETENKELRAKLERALDAAAHAQKQSEETHAETTKLREANRMLKQQQQQLQQQATGGMKEGEREKMQRELDRMQVEMECQREEASKLRKQLEQSRAEIKNFSVERDRFQEQLEKLVQEIERRETEIQNLRAKGAQPQANPKMEAELEALRKRLDDRQKQLDEFEKRLKKKKEKLEQAEAAMQKAGSTETEQELVRQLAELKMRCAELETRQPPPPPTGGANEAELERLLQIMSSLEEEKFNLNAQIKQLQEALKDRDSKLNALKRSQQTDKTRSAQMMDEARRREGDLGREASKAQEEVTRQRERIEALEEALRESVEITAESEAEVVRQESLLRKAQETVTDLEAQLRRAKSSECVRCGSCPDLRFQMKDVGWKAMWAERKRHLDELYDMKLEALSSAISEKDAHLALLEEQPIQDENTKRQAENLRAEKERLVQRIKVENESRVKMIAEADDALQRVNGTGDDDTVNEQDDKVNTS